The following coding sequences lie in one Mus musculus strain C57BL/6J chromosome 11, GRCm38.p6 C57BL/6J genomic window:
- the Rskr gene encoding ribosomal protein S6 kinase-related protein isoform X1 has translation MGAVSCRQGQHTRVSAPQKQGDNIQGHWVQGWKSLWCGMGTIRSGLEELWGLQRHQCLHQELLQPAPLLLEKPQSEWPVPQFISLFLPEFPVRPVREQQELKILGLVAKGSFGTVLKVLDCAQKAVFAVKVVPKVKVLQRDTLRQCKEEVSIQRQINHPFVHSLGDSWQGKQHLFIMCSYCSMDLYSLWSTVGWFPEDSIRLFAAELVLVLCYLHDLGIIHRDVKMENILLDERGHLKVTDFGLSRHLSQGARAYTICGTLQYMAPEVLSGGPYNHTADWWSLGVLLFSLATGKFPVAAERDHVAMLASVAHCESEIPASINQELSLLLHELLCQNPLHRLRYLHHFQVHPFFRGVAFDPELLQKQPVNFVMEKQDTWPSPLESMSFEDFDYDLESLVHSISIDSY, from the exons atGGGAGCAGTAAGCTGTCGGCAGGGACAACACACCCGGGTGTCTGCTCCTCAGAAG CAGGGTGACAACATCCAGGGTCACTGGGTCCAAGGCTGGAAGAGCCTCTGGTGTGGTATGGGGACCATCAGGTCAGGTCTGGAAGAACTATGGGGACTACAGAGGCATCAGTGCCTACATCAGGAGCTGCTCCAGCCAGCCCCACTGCTACTAGAGAAGCCTCAGTCTGAGTGGCCAGTGCCTCAGTTCATCAGCCTCTTTCTACCAGAGTTTCCCGTGAGGCCTGTTAGGGAGCAGCAGGAGCTGAAG ATTTTAGGCCTTGTGGCTAAAGGTTCGTTTGGAACTGTCCTGAAAGTGCTAGATTGTGCCCAGAAAGCTGTATTTGCAGTGAAG GTGGTGCCCAAAGTAAAAGTTCTACAGCGGGATACGCTGAGGCAGTGCAAAGAAGAGGTTAGCATCCAG CGACAGATCAACCATCCTTTTGTACACAGTTTGGGGGACAGCTGGCAGGGGAAACAACACCTCTTTATTA TGTGTAGCTACTGCAGCATGGATCTCTACTCCCTGTGGTCTACTGTTGGTTGGTTTCCAGAGGATTCTATCCGTCTCTTTGCAGCTGAACTGGTCCTTGTACTGT GCTATCTCCACGACTTGGGTATCATCCACCGTGATGTAAAG ATGGAGAATATCCTGCTGGATGAACGAG GCCATCTGAAAGTGACAGACTTTGGTCTGTCTCGCCACCTATCCCAGGGAGCACGAGCCTACACTATCTGCGGCACTCTTCAATACATGG ccccagaggtcctgagtggtGGGCCTTACAACCACACTGCTGACTGGTGGTCCCTGGGTGTGTTGCTTTTCTCTCTGGCAACTGGTAAG TTTCCAGTGGCTGCAGAGAGAGATCATGTGGCTATGTTGGCAAGTGTGGCCCACTGTGAATCTGAGATCCCAGCGTCTATTAATCAGGAGCTCTCACTCCTGCTCCATGAG cTCTTATGCCAGAACCCTCTGCATCGTCTACGATACCTGCATCACTTCCAGGTCCACCCGTTCTTTCGGGGTGTAGCCTTTGACCCTGAGCTCCTACAGAAGCAGCCAGTGAACTTTGTCATGGAGAAACAAGATACCTGGCCTAGTCCACTGGAGTCCATGTCCTTCGAGGACTTTGACTATGATCTGGAGTCCTTGGTCCACTCCATCTCTATTGATTCCTATTGA
- the Rskr gene encoding ribosomal protein S6 kinase-related protein isoform X2, with protein sequence MGAVSCRQGQHTRVSAPQKQGDNIQGHWVQGWKSLWCGMGTIRSGLEELWGLQRHQCLHQELLQPAPLLLEKPQSEWPVPQFISLFLPEFPVRPVREQQELKILGLVAKGSFGTVLKVLDCAQKAVFAVKRQINHPFVHSLGDSWQGKQHLFIMCSYCSMDLYSLWSTVGWFPEDSIRLFAAELVLVLCYLHDLGIIHRDVKMENILLDERGHLKVTDFGLSRHLSQGARAYTICGTLQYMAPEVLSGGPYNHTADWWSLGVLLFSLATGKFPVAAERDHVAMLASVAHCESEIPASINQELSLLLHELLCQNPLHRLRYLHHFQVHPFFRGVAFDPELLQKQPVNFVMEKQDTWPSPLESMSFEDFDYDLESLVHSISIDSY encoded by the exons atGGGAGCAGTAAGCTGTCGGCAGGGACAACACACCCGGGTGTCTGCTCCTCAGAAG CAGGGTGACAACATCCAGGGTCACTGGGTCCAAGGCTGGAAGAGCCTCTGGTGTGGTATGGGGACCATCAGGTCAGGTCTGGAAGAACTATGGGGACTACAGAGGCATCAGTGCCTACATCAGGAGCTGCTCCAGCCAGCCCCACTGCTACTAGAGAAGCCTCAGTCTGAGTGGCCAGTGCCTCAGTTCATCAGCCTCTTTCTACCAGAGTTTCCCGTGAGGCCTGTTAGGGAGCAGCAGGAGCTGAAG ATTTTAGGCCTTGTGGCTAAAGGTTCGTTTGGAACTGTCCTGAAAGTGCTAGATTGTGCCCAGAAAGCTGTATTTGCAGTGAAG CGACAGATCAACCATCCTTTTGTACACAGTTTGGGGGACAGCTGGCAGGGGAAACAACACCTCTTTATTA TGTGTAGCTACTGCAGCATGGATCTCTACTCCCTGTGGTCTACTGTTGGTTGGTTTCCAGAGGATTCTATCCGTCTCTTTGCAGCTGAACTGGTCCTTGTACTGT GCTATCTCCACGACTTGGGTATCATCCACCGTGATGTAAAG ATGGAGAATATCCTGCTGGATGAACGAG GCCATCTGAAAGTGACAGACTTTGGTCTGTCTCGCCACCTATCCCAGGGAGCACGAGCCTACACTATCTGCGGCACTCTTCAATACATGG ccccagaggtcctgagtggtGGGCCTTACAACCACACTGCTGACTGGTGGTCCCTGGGTGTGTTGCTTTTCTCTCTGGCAACTGGTAAG TTTCCAGTGGCTGCAGAGAGAGATCATGTGGCTATGTTGGCAAGTGTGGCCCACTGTGAATCTGAGATCCCAGCGTCTATTAATCAGGAGCTCTCACTCCTGCTCCATGAG cTCTTATGCCAGAACCCTCTGCATCGTCTACGATACCTGCATCACTTCCAGGTCCACCCGTTCTTTCGGGGTGTAGCCTTTGACCCTGAGCTCCTACAGAAGCAGCCAGTGAACTTTGTCATGGAGAAACAAGATACCTGGCCTAGTCCACTGGAGTCCATGTCCTTCGAGGACTTTGACTATGATCTGGAGTCCTTGGTCCACTCCATCTCTATTGATTCCTATTGA
- the Rskr gene encoding ribosomal protein S6 kinase-related protein isoform X4 yields the protein MGAVSCRQGQHTRVSAPQKQGDNIQGHWVQGWKSLWCGMGTIRSGLEELWGLQRHQCLHQELLQPAPLLLEKPQSEWPVPQFISLFLPEFPVRPVREQQELKILGLVAKGSFGTVLKVLDCAQKAVFAVKVVPKVKVLQRDTLRQCKEEVSIQRQINHPFVHSLGDSWQGKQHLFIMCSYCSMDLYSLWSTVGWFPEDSIRLFAAELVLVLCYLHDLGIIHRDVKMENILLDERGHLKVTDFGLSRHLSQGARAYTICGTLQYMAPEVLSGGPYNHTADWWSLGVLLFSLATVSSGCRERSCGYVGKCGPL from the exons atGGGAGCAGTAAGCTGTCGGCAGGGACAACACACCCGGGTGTCTGCTCCTCAGAAG CAGGGTGACAACATCCAGGGTCACTGGGTCCAAGGCTGGAAGAGCCTCTGGTGTGGTATGGGGACCATCAGGTCAGGTCTGGAAGAACTATGGGGACTACAGAGGCATCAGTGCCTACATCAGGAGCTGCTCCAGCCAGCCCCACTGCTACTAGAGAAGCCTCAGTCTGAGTGGCCAGTGCCTCAGTTCATCAGCCTCTTTCTACCAGAGTTTCCCGTGAGGCCTGTTAGGGAGCAGCAGGAGCTGAAG ATTTTAGGCCTTGTGGCTAAAGGTTCGTTTGGAACTGTCCTGAAAGTGCTAGATTGTGCCCAGAAAGCTGTATTTGCAGTGAAG GTGGTGCCCAAAGTAAAAGTTCTACAGCGGGATACGCTGAGGCAGTGCAAAGAAGAGGTTAGCATCCAG CGACAGATCAACCATCCTTTTGTACACAGTTTGGGGGACAGCTGGCAGGGGAAACAACACCTCTTTATTA TGTGTAGCTACTGCAGCATGGATCTCTACTCCCTGTGGTCTACTGTTGGTTGGTTTCCAGAGGATTCTATCCGTCTCTTTGCAGCTGAACTGGTCCTTGTACTGT GCTATCTCCACGACTTGGGTATCATCCACCGTGATGTAAAG ATGGAGAATATCCTGCTGGATGAACGAG GCCATCTGAAAGTGACAGACTTTGGTCTGTCTCGCCACCTATCCCAGGGAGCACGAGCCTACACTATCTGCGGCACTCTTCAATACATGG ccccagaggtcctgagtggtGGGCCTTACAACCACACTGCTGACTGGTGGTCCCTGGGTGTGTTGCTTTTCTCTCTGGCAACTG TTTCCAGTGGCTGCAGAGAGAGATCATGTGGCTATGTTGGCAAGTGTGGCCCACTGTGA
- the Rskr gene encoding ribosomal protein S6 kinase-related protein, giving the protein MGAVSCRQGQHTRVSAPQKGDNIQGHWVQGWKSLWCGMGTIRSGLEELWGLQRHQCLHQELLQPAPLLLEKPQSEWPVPQFISLFLPEFPVRPVREQQELKILGLVAKGSFGTVLKVLDCAQKAVFAVKVVPKVKVLQRDTLRQCKEEVSIQRQINHPFVHSLGDSWQGKQHLFIMCSYCSMDLYSLWSTVGWFPEDSIRLFAAELVLVLCYLHDLGIIHRDVKMENILLDERGHLKVTDFGLSRHLSQGARAYTICGTLQYMAPEVLSGGPYNHTADWWSLGVLLFSLATGKFPVAAERDHVAMLASVAHCESEIPASINQELSLLLHELLCQNPLHRLRYLHHFQVHPFFRGVAFDPELLQKQPVNFVMEKQDTWPSPLESMSFEDFDYDLESLVHSISIDSY; this is encoded by the exons atGGGAGCAGTAAGCTGTCGGCAGGGACAACACACCCGGGTGTCTGCTCCTCAGAAG GGTGACAACATCCAGGGTCACTGGGTCCAAGGCTGGAAGAGCCTCTGGTGTGGTATGGGGACCATCAGGTCAGGTCTGGAAGAACTATGGGGACTACAGAGGCATCAGTGCCTACATCAGGAGCTGCTCCAGCCAGCCCCACTGCTACTAGAGAAGCCTCAGTCTGAGTGGCCAGTGCCTCAGTTCATCAGCCTCTTTCTACCAGAGTTTCCCGTGAGGCCTGTTAGGGAGCAGCAGGAGCTGAAG ATTTTAGGCCTTGTGGCTAAAGGTTCGTTTGGAACTGTCCTGAAAGTGCTAGATTGTGCCCAGAAAGCTGTATTTGCAGTGAAG GTGGTGCCCAAAGTAAAAGTTCTACAGCGGGATACGCTGAGGCAGTGCAAAGAAGAGGTTAGCATCCAG CGACAGATCAACCATCCTTTTGTACACAGTTTGGGGGACAGCTGGCAGGGGAAACAACACCTCTTTATTA TGTGTAGCTACTGCAGCATGGATCTCTACTCCCTGTGGTCTACTGTTGGTTGGTTTCCAGAGGATTCTATCCGTCTCTTTGCAGCTGAACTGGTCCTTGTACTGT GCTATCTCCACGACTTGGGTATCATCCACCGTGATGTAAAG ATGGAGAATATCCTGCTGGATGAACGAG GCCATCTGAAAGTGACAGACTTTGGTCTGTCTCGCCACCTATCCCAGGGAGCACGAGCCTACACTATCTGCGGCACTCTTCAATACATGG ccccagaggtcctgagtggtGGGCCTTACAACCACACTGCTGACTGGTGGTCCCTGGGTGTGTTGCTTTTCTCTCTGGCAACTGGTAAG TTTCCAGTGGCTGCAGAGAGAGATCATGTGGCTATGTTGGCAAGTGTGGCCCACTGTGAATCTGAGATCCCAGCGTCTATTAATCAGGAGCTCTCACTCCTGCTCCATGAG cTCTTATGCCAGAACCCTCTGCATCGTCTACGATACCTGCATCACTTCCAGGTCCACCCGTTCTTTCGGGGTGTAGCCTTTGACCCTGAGCTCCTACAGAAGCAGCCAGTGAACTTTGTCATGGAGAAACAAGATACCTGGCCTAGTCCACTGGAGTCCATGTCCTTCGAGGACTTTGACTATGATCTGGAGTCCTTGGTCCACTCCATCTCTATTGATTCCTATTGA
- the Rskr gene encoding ribosomal protein S6 kinase-related protein isoform X5 has translation MGAVSCRQGQHTRVSAPQKVVPKVKVLQRDTLRQCKEEVSIQRQINHPFVHSLGDSWQGKQHLFIMCSYCSMDLYSLWSTVGWFPEDSIRLFAAELVLVLCYLHDLGIIHRDVKMENILLDERGHLKVTDFGLSRHLSQGARAYTICGTLQYMAPEVLSGGPYNHTADWWSLGVLLFSLATGKFPVAAERDHVAMLASVAHCESEIPASINQELSLLLHELLCQNPLHRLRYLHHFQVHPFFRGVAFDPELLQKQPVNFVMEKQDTWPSPLESMSFEDFDYDLESLVHSISIDSY, from the exons atGGGAGCAGTAAGCTGTCGGCAGGGACAACACACCCGGGTGTCTGCTCCTCAGAAG GTGGTGCCCAAAGTAAAAGTTCTACAGCGGGATACGCTGAGGCAGTGCAAAGAAGAGGTTAGCATCCAG CGACAGATCAACCATCCTTTTGTACACAGTTTGGGGGACAGCTGGCAGGGGAAACAACACCTCTTTATTA TGTGTAGCTACTGCAGCATGGATCTCTACTCCCTGTGGTCTACTGTTGGTTGGTTTCCAGAGGATTCTATCCGTCTCTTTGCAGCTGAACTGGTCCTTGTACTGT GCTATCTCCACGACTTGGGTATCATCCACCGTGATGTAAAG ATGGAGAATATCCTGCTGGATGAACGAG GCCATCTGAAAGTGACAGACTTTGGTCTGTCTCGCCACCTATCCCAGGGAGCACGAGCCTACACTATCTGCGGCACTCTTCAATACATGG ccccagaggtcctgagtggtGGGCCTTACAACCACACTGCTGACTGGTGGTCCCTGGGTGTGTTGCTTTTCTCTCTGGCAACTGGTAAG TTTCCAGTGGCTGCAGAGAGAGATCATGTGGCTATGTTGGCAAGTGTGGCCCACTGTGAATCTGAGATCCCAGCGTCTATTAATCAGGAGCTCTCACTCCTGCTCCATGAG cTCTTATGCCAGAACCCTCTGCATCGTCTACGATACCTGCATCACTTCCAGGTCCACCCGTTCTTTCGGGGTGTAGCCTTTGACCCTGAGCTCCTACAGAAGCAGCCAGTGAACTTTGTCATGGAGAAACAAGATACCTGGCCTAGTCCACTGGAGTCCATGTCCTTCGAGGACTTTGACTATGATCTGGAGTCCTTGGTCCACTCCATCTCTATTGATTCCTATTGA
- the Rskr gene encoding ribosomal protein S6 kinase-related protein isoform X6: MGAVSCRQGQHTRVSAPQKRQINHPFVHSLGDSWQGKQHLFIMCSYCSMDLYSLWSTVGWFPEDSIRLFAAELVLVLCYLHDLGIIHRDVKMENILLDERGHLKVTDFGLSRHLSQGARAYTICGTLQYMAPEVLSGGPYNHTADWWSLGVLLFSLATGKFPVAAERDHVAMLASVAHCESEIPASINQELSLLLHELLCQNPLHRLRYLHHFQVHPFFRGVAFDPELLQKQPVNFVMEKQDTWPSPLESMSFEDFDYDLESLVHSISIDSY; this comes from the exons atGGGAGCAGTAAGCTGTCGGCAGGGACAACACACCCGGGTGTCTGCTCCTCAGAAG CGACAGATCAACCATCCTTTTGTACACAGTTTGGGGGACAGCTGGCAGGGGAAACAACACCTCTTTATTA TGTGTAGCTACTGCAGCATGGATCTCTACTCCCTGTGGTCTACTGTTGGTTGGTTTCCAGAGGATTCTATCCGTCTCTTTGCAGCTGAACTGGTCCTTGTACTGT GCTATCTCCACGACTTGGGTATCATCCACCGTGATGTAAAG ATGGAGAATATCCTGCTGGATGAACGAG GCCATCTGAAAGTGACAGACTTTGGTCTGTCTCGCCACCTATCCCAGGGAGCACGAGCCTACACTATCTGCGGCACTCTTCAATACATGG ccccagaggtcctgagtggtGGGCCTTACAACCACACTGCTGACTGGTGGTCCCTGGGTGTGTTGCTTTTCTCTCTGGCAACTGGTAAG TTTCCAGTGGCTGCAGAGAGAGATCATGTGGCTATGTTGGCAAGTGTGGCCCACTGTGAATCTGAGATCCCAGCGTCTATTAATCAGGAGCTCTCACTCCTGCTCCATGAG cTCTTATGCCAGAACCCTCTGCATCGTCTACGATACCTGCATCACTTCCAGGTCCACCCGTTCTTTCGGGGTGTAGCCTTTGACCCTGAGCTCCTACAGAAGCAGCCAGTGAACTTTGTCATGGAGAAACAAGATACCTGGCCTAGTCCACTGGAGTCCATGTCCTTCGAGGACTTTGACTATGATCTGGAGTCCTTGGTCCACTCCATCTCTATTGATTCCTATTGA
- the Rskr gene encoding ribosomal protein S6 kinase-related protein isoform X3, with product MGAVSCRQGQHTRVSAPQKQGDNIQGHWVQGWKSLWCGMGTIRSGLEELWGLQRHQCLHQELLQPAPLLLEKPQSEWPVPQFISLFLPEFPVRPVREQQELKRQINHPFVHSLGDSWQGKQHLFIMCSYCSMDLYSLWSTVGWFPEDSIRLFAAELVLVLCYLHDLGIIHRDVKMENILLDERGHLKVTDFGLSRHLSQGARAYTICGTLQYMAPEVLSGGPYNHTADWWSLGVLLFSLATGKFPVAAERDHVAMLASVAHCESEIPASINQELSLLLHELLCQNPLHRLRYLHHFQVHPFFRGVAFDPELLQKQPVNFVMEKQDTWPSPLESMSFEDFDYDLESLVHSISIDSY from the exons atGGGAGCAGTAAGCTGTCGGCAGGGACAACACACCCGGGTGTCTGCTCCTCAGAAG CAGGGTGACAACATCCAGGGTCACTGGGTCCAAGGCTGGAAGAGCCTCTGGTGTGGTATGGGGACCATCAGGTCAGGTCTGGAAGAACTATGGGGACTACAGAGGCATCAGTGCCTACATCAGGAGCTGCTCCAGCCAGCCCCACTGCTACTAGAGAAGCCTCAGTCTGAGTGGCCAGTGCCTCAGTTCATCAGCCTCTTTCTACCAGAGTTTCCCGTGAGGCCTGTTAGGGAGCAGCAGGAGCTGAAG CGACAGATCAACCATCCTTTTGTACACAGTTTGGGGGACAGCTGGCAGGGGAAACAACACCTCTTTATTA TGTGTAGCTACTGCAGCATGGATCTCTACTCCCTGTGGTCTACTGTTGGTTGGTTTCCAGAGGATTCTATCCGTCTCTTTGCAGCTGAACTGGTCCTTGTACTGT GCTATCTCCACGACTTGGGTATCATCCACCGTGATGTAAAG ATGGAGAATATCCTGCTGGATGAACGAG GCCATCTGAAAGTGACAGACTTTGGTCTGTCTCGCCACCTATCCCAGGGAGCACGAGCCTACACTATCTGCGGCACTCTTCAATACATGG ccccagaggtcctgagtggtGGGCCTTACAACCACACTGCTGACTGGTGGTCCCTGGGTGTGTTGCTTTTCTCTCTGGCAACTGGTAAG TTTCCAGTGGCTGCAGAGAGAGATCATGTGGCTATGTTGGCAAGTGTGGCCCACTGTGAATCTGAGATCCCAGCGTCTATTAATCAGGAGCTCTCACTCCTGCTCCATGAG cTCTTATGCCAGAACCCTCTGCATCGTCTACGATACCTGCATCACTTCCAGGTCCACCCGTTCTTTCGGGGTGTAGCCTTTGACCCTGAGCTCCTACAGAAGCAGCCAGTGAACTTTGTCATGGAGAAACAAGATACCTGGCCTAGTCCACTGGAGTCCATGTCCTTCGAGGACTTTGACTATGATCTGGAGTCCTTGGTCCACTCCATCTCTATTGATTCCTATTGA
- the Rskr gene encoding ribosomal protein S6 kinase-related protein isoform X7, with protein MDLYSLWSTVGWFPEDSIRLFAAELVLVLCYLHDLGIIHRDVKMENILLDERGHLKVTDFGLSRHLSQGARAYTICGTLQYMAPEVLSGGPYNHTADWWSLGVLLFSLATGKFPVAAERDHVAMLASVAHCESEIPASINQELSLLLHELLCQNPLHRLRYLHHFQVHPFFRGVAFDPELLQKQPVNFVMEKQDTWPSPLESMSFEDFDYDLESLVHSISIDSY; from the exons ATGGATCTCTACTCCCTGTGGTCTACTGTTGGTTGGTTTCCAGAGGATTCTATCCGTCTCTTTGCAGCTGAACTGGTCCTTGTACTGT GCTATCTCCACGACTTGGGTATCATCCACCGTGATGTAAAG ATGGAGAATATCCTGCTGGATGAACGAG GCCATCTGAAAGTGACAGACTTTGGTCTGTCTCGCCACCTATCCCAGGGAGCACGAGCCTACACTATCTGCGGCACTCTTCAATACATGG ccccagaggtcctgagtggtGGGCCTTACAACCACACTGCTGACTGGTGGTCCCTGGGTGTGTTGCTTTTCTCTCTGGCAACTGGTAAG TTTCCAGTGGCTGCAGAGAGAGATCATGTGGCTATGTTGGCAAGTGTGGCCCACTGTGAATCTGAGATCCCAGCGTCTATTAATCAGGAGCTCTCACTCCTGCTCCATGAG cTCTTATGCCAGAACCCTCTGCATCGTCTACGATACCTGCATCACTTCCAGGTCCACCCGTTCTTTCGGGGTGTAGCCTTTGACCCTGAGCTCCTACAGAAGCAGCCAGTGAACTTTGTCATGGAGAAACAAGATACCTGGCCTAGTCCACTGGAGTCCATGTCCTTCGAGGACTTTGACTATGATCTGGAGTCCTTGGTCCACTCCATCTCTATTGATTCCTATTGA